The following are encoded together in the Bradyrhizobium sp. CCGUVB1N3 genome:
- a CDS encoding ABC transporter substrate-binding protein, with translation MRTAFWLAGAAALALASPASAGDTIKIGFVSTFSGPTAVIGNDMRNSFELALDHLGRKMDGKPVEVVYEDDQQKPDVGKQKTEKLVQSDKVDFIVGYIWSNVLLASLKTAVDSKTFLISANAGPSQLAGELCSPYVFSTSWQNDQTPQAMGQYMNQKGVKSVFLIGPNYAAGKDMLAGVKSTFKGEIKGEEYTVWPSQLDFSAELSKARASGAESIFVFYPGAAGVQFLNQYVQAGLKTQIPLYTVFTVDELSLPLQKENALGIPGAQEWVNDLPNEENKRFVADYRKKYTNLRPTYYGAQAYDAAQLINSAVVAVKGDTSKKDAMKAEMEKANIKSLRGSFKYGNNHIPIQNFYLQDVVKDADGQLALKTVATIVKDDQDRFHDKCPMK, from the coding sequence ATGAGGACGGCATTCTGGCTGGCGGGTGCGGCTGCGCTCGCGCTGGCAAGCCCGGCATCGGCCGGCGACACCATCAAGATCGGCTTCGTCTCGACCTTCAGCGGCCCGACCGCGGTGATCGGCAACGACATGCGCAACTCCTTCGAGCTCGCGCTCGACCATCTCGGCCGCAAGATGGACGGCAAGCCGGTCGAGGTGGTCTACGAGGATGACCAGCAGAAGCCCGATGTCGGCAAGCAGAAGACCGAAAAGCTCGTGCAGTCCGACAAGGTCGATTTCATCGTCGGCTACATCTGGTCCAACGTGCTGCTCGCCTCGCTCAAGACCGCGGTGGACTCGAAGACCTTCCTGATCTCGGCCAATGCCGGCCCGTCGCAGCTCGCCGGCGAGCTGTGCTCTCCCTATGTCTTCTCGACCTCCTGGCAGAACGACCAGACGCCGCAGGCGATGGGCCAGTACATGAACCAGAAGGGCGTCAAGAGCGTCTTCCTGATCGGGCCGAACTACGCCGCGGGCAAGGACATGCTTGCGGGCGTGAAGAGCACTTTCAAGGGCGAGATCAAGGGCGAGGAATATACGGTGTGGCCGAGCCAGCTCGATTTCTCCGCCGAGCTCTCCAAGGCCCGCGCCTCGGGCGCCGAGTCGATCTTCGTGTTCTATCCCGGTGCGGCCGGCGTACAGTTCCTCAATCAGTATGTACAGGCGGGCCTGAAGACCCAGATTCCGCTCTACACGGTGTTCACCGTCGACGAGCTGTCGCTGCCGCTCCAGAAGGAGAATGCGCTGGGTATCCCTGGCGCGCAGGAATGGGTCAACGATCTCCCGAACGAGGAGAACAAGCGCTTCGTCGCCGACTACCGCAAGAAGTACACCAACCTGCGCCCGACCTACTACGGAGCGCAAGCCTACGACGCGGCCCAGCTCATCAACAGCGCGGTCGTGGCGGTGAAGGGCGACACCAGCAAGAAGGACGCGATGAAGGCCGAGATGGAAAAGGCCAACATCAAGTCGCTGCGCGGTTCGTTCAAGTACGGCAACAACCACATCCCGATCCAGAACTTCTATCTCCAGGACGTGGTGAAGGACGCCGACGGCCAGCTCGCGCTGAAGACGGTCGCCACCATCGTCAAGGACGACCAGGACCGCTTCCACGACAAGTGCCCGATGAAGTGA
- a CDS encoding type I secretion system permease/ATPase, producing MLMPPLRTPLLPPARTSLEAALWTCVAPLGLVFAYSCSYNLLLFAPSIYLLQIYDRVLSSRSGDTLLMLTLIVALTVVVGGVLDALRRVLLGRLGAWVEDRLRPSVLSACLESAFRGDWAQSPDAYRDLTALRQFVESSACPLLFDALWTPFFLCVLFLVHPLLGVVGACSVVLLFGLTLAADLLTDDATVKSGAALSKSYGRLVAAIGNIHLIRAMGMMDGTARLIYNDAQEARREHDVALSRCALVMLATKPLRALSQVAIMGAAAWLVIDYGKSPAIIFVATLMFGRAVAPVEGAIASWKSLATAMKAYRRLDAVLAAIPAAGVNTEFSSQRPPSGLVVDKVSLKPPSSNNFLLKGVSFSLAPGECLGIIGPSGSGKSLLGQVIAGLTMPTHGRVLLDSADVSLLREGRGGRHLGYLPQDINLLGETINEIIARLDDADPREIVETAKLVGIHDAIMRLPQAYHTVVPSGGAAFSRGYRQRLGLARAFFRNPRLVVLDEPNASLDYAGERMLLDAIEQLKIANVMVVVVTHRMGILGATDKIAIMEGGAVIAFGESEEIFERHLSRPQVISQVAPAESALATAKVPGQPVRP from the coding sequence ATGCTGATGCCGCCCCTCCGAACACCGCTTCTGCCACCAGCCCGGACTTCGCTGGAAGCTGCACTTTGGACCTGCGTGGCCCCGCTTGGTCTCGTGTTCGCGTATAGCTGCAGCTACAATCTGCTGCTATTTGCGCCGTCAATATACCTGCTTCAGATCTACGATCGGGTCTTGTCGAGCCGGAGCGGCGACACGCTTCTGATGCTCACCCTCATCGTTGCGCTGACGGTCGTCGTCGGTGGAGTGCTCGATGCCTTGCGCCGCGTCCTGTTGGGCCGCCTCGGCGCATGGGTTGAAGACCGACTTCGTCCTTCCGTGCTTTCCGCGTGCCTCGAATCCGCCTTTCGCGGCGATTGGGCCCAGTCGCCGGACGCATATCGGGATCTCACGGCTCTGCGCCAGTTCGTCGAATCCAGCGCGTGCCCGCTGCTGTTCGATGCGCTCTGGACACCCTTCTTTCTCTGCGTCCTTTTTCTCGTCCATCCGTTGCTTGGGGTCGTGGGAGCCTGCAGCGTGGTTCTGCTGTTCGGCCTCACGCTTGCAGCCGACCTGCTCACGGACGATGCTACGGTCAAGTCCGGCGCCGCGTTGTCCAAGAGCTACGGCCGGCTCGTAGCGGCGATCGGCAATATTCACTTGATCCGCGCAATGGGAATGATGGATGGCACAGCGCGCCTGATCTACAACGACGCACAGGAAGCGCGCAGAGAGCACGACGTTGCGCTCTCGCGATGCGCGCTCGTGATGCTCGCAACCAAGCCGTTACGCGCGCTGTCGCAGGTCGCGATCATGGGAGCGGCAGCGTGGCTGGTGATCGACTACGGCAAGAGCCCGGCAATCATTTTTGTGGCGACATTGATGTTTGGCCGTGCCGTCGCTCCGGTCGAAGGTGCGATCGCAAGCTGGAAATCACTCGCGACGGCCATGAAGGCCTATCGGCGACTCGACGCCGTGCTCGCGGCAATCCCGGCCGCGGGAGTGAATACAGAATTCTCATCCCAGCGGCCGCCGAGCGGCCTGGTCGTCGATAAGGTCAGCCTGAAGCCGCCCAGCTCCAACAACTTTCTGTTGAAGGGCGTCTCGTTCAGCCTCGCGCCCGGCGAATGCCTTGGCATCATCGGTCCATCCGGTTCGGGCAAGTCGCTGCTTGGCCAAGTCATCGCCGGACTTACGATGCCGACGCACGGTCGCGTCTTGCTCGACAGTGCCGACGTATCGCTGCTCCGCGAGGGACGAGGCGGTCGCCACCTGGGATACCTGCCTCAAGACATCAATCTCCTCGGCGAAACGATAAACGAGATCATCGCGCGGCTTGACGATGCCGATCCACGGGAGATCGTCGAGACCGCCAAGCTCGTCGGCATCCACGATGCGATCATGCGGCTGCCGCAAGCCTACCACACCGTGGTTCCCAGCGGGGGCGCGGCCTTTTCTCGCGGATATCGCCAGCGCCTCGGCCTTGCTCGGGCCTTCTTCCGCAACCCGCGCCTCGTCGTTCTCGACGAGCCGAACGCCAGCCTCGACTATGCAGGGGAGCGGATGCTGCTAGACGCCATCGAGCAGTTGAAGATCGCCAATGTCATGGTGGTCGTGGTCACCCACCGGATGGGTATCCTCGGAGCCACGGACAAGATCGCCATCATGGAAGGCGGCGCGGTCATCGCGTTCGGCGAAAGCGAGGAAATCTTCGAGCGGCATCTGAGCAGGCCCCAGGTGATATCGCAAGTCGCGCCAGCCGAGAGCGCGCTGGCTACCGCCAAGGTGCCGGGACAGCCGGTTCGCCCATGA
- a CDS encoding HlyD family type I secretion periplasmic adaptor subunit, which translates to MIRKPKARVPLRTPPAGRRFGVVITAIDDYEPLEFPWCTAPTPISPRTRLRSVTLAGNLLVVCFMLGLGVWSSLAPLESAAIASGVVESESSRKTIQHLEGGIIGKILVSDGDVVRSGQALIALDDTRARAEVQSLQGQLWDAMARVARLEAEQRGYEKLSFSDTLERAASANLAAATILSAQQTVFLARRKVFQSQVTVLRERRGQVEKEIEGLKAQETAVAQRIDIAREELDMVATLVSKGLERRPRLLNLQRELADIEGRRGEIAAQISRAGLVISESQANLIKLESDRQNEIVQALREAQNQIFQLRERLPTAQDQLSRTEIKAPEDGVVTDLRVHTPGGVIGAGAPLMDLVPRQDRLIVTARLRPEDIDVVHPGLNAEVHLVPYNQRRVPRLKGIVTHVSADRLLDKRTDQPYYATKIRVDDAQIAANDIQIIPGMPVQVFITTGRGTVALYALRPLLDSFHGAFRED; encoded by the coding sequence ATGATCCGGAAACCGAAAGCGCGCGTGCCCCTGCGCACCCCACCCGCGGGGCGAAGGTTTGGAGTCGTGATTACCGCAATCGACGATTACGAGCCCCTTGAGTTTCCATGGTGCACGGCCCCGACACCGATCTCACCACGCACGAGGCTCCGCAGCGTGACGCTCGCAGGCAACCTGCTTGTGGTCTGCTTCATGCTGGGGCTGGGTGTGTGGTCCAGCCTGGCTCCGCTGGAGAGCGCGGCGATCGCTTCCGGTGTCGTGGAATCGGAATCGAGCCGCAAGACCATCCAGCATCTTGAGGGCGGCATCATCGGGAAGATTCTGGTTTCAGATGGCGACGTCGTGCGCAGCGGTCAGGCATTGATCGCGCTCGACGACACCAGAGCTCGTGCCGAGGTACAAAGCCTTCAAGGCCAGCTGTGGGATGCAATGGCACGTGTAGCCCGGCTTGAAGCCGAGCAGCGCGGATATGAGAAGCTTTCGTTTTCGGACACGCTGGAGCGGGCTGCCAGCGCGAACCTGGCCGCGGCCACCATTCTGTCGGCGCAGCAGACCGTCTTTCTGGCTCGGCGGAAGGTGTTTCAGTCGCAGGTGACGGTCCTTCGAGAAAGAAGAGGCCAGGTCGAGAAGGAGATCGAGGGCCTCAAGGCCCAGGAGACCGCGGTCGCGCAGCGCATCGATATCGCCAGGGAGGAGCTCGACATGGTCGCCACCCTCGTCAGCAAGGGCCTCGAGCGGCGACCGCGCCTTTTGAATCTTCAGCGGGAACTGGCGGACATTGAAGGGCGTCGGGGCGAGATCGCCGCGCAGATTTCACGTGCGGGGCTAGTGATCAGTGAATCGCAGGCAAACCTGATCAAGCTCGAGAGCGACAGGCAGAACGAGATCGTACAAGCGTTGCGTGAGGCACAGAACCAGATATTCCAGCTGCGCGAGCGCTTGCCGACGGCCCAGGACCAGTTGTCGCGAACGGAGATCAAGGCGCCCGAGGACGGCGTGGTGACCGACCTCCGGGTTCATACGCCGGGAGGCGTGATCGGAGCGGGGGCTCCACTCATGGATCTGGTGCCCCGGCAGGATCGCCTGATCGTCACCGCCCGTCTGAGGCCCGAGGACATCGATGTGGTTCATCCCGGCCTGAATGCCGAGGTGCACCTCGTGCCGTACAATCAGCGTCGTGTGCCGCGGCTGAAAGGAATCGTGACGCATGTGTCGGCCGACCGGCTTCTCGACAAGCGGACCGACCAGCCATACTACGCGACGAAAATTCGCGTCGACGACGCACAGATCGCCGCAAACGACATTCAGATCATTCCGGGGATGCCGGTTCAGGTTTTCATCACGACAGGGCGCGGCACCGTCGCGCTCTACGCGCTAAGGCCCTTGCTCGACAGTTTCCATGGCGCGTTCCGCGAGGATTGA
- a CDS encoding response regulator transcription factor, whose protein sequence is MHDQVHSAERLNESLQLPVLVLIEPLTLTRTSILSILRRELASLEIVDMATTQGLDCLPGQDVRLVALSIWDKPPDDRTVEDDLALVAECCPNASIALISNRDDEATALAAMQRGVRGFFSTSLPIEVAVAGLRLVLAGGVYRPLPVIELSKAPGLDQAYPRALGSAYLNGEKSTTDRNTTDFTPREQQVLTELELGLPNKLIAAKLNLSENTVKMHIQHIMRKCAARNRTEAVLRWSGRLSAHGRDTETNASSIPEA, encoded by the coding sequence ATGCACGATCAGGTTCATTCCGCTGAACGGCTCAACGAATCCCTGCAATTGCCCGTCCTGGTGCTCATCGAGCCGCTTACGCTCACGCGCACCAGCATTCTGAGTATTCTCAGGCGCGAACTGGCGTCGCTCGAGATCGTCGACATGGCGACCACCCAGGGACTGGATTGCCTGCCTGGACAGGACGTTCGTCTGGTCGCGCTGAGCATCTGGGACAAGCCGCCGGACGATCGCACCGTCGAGGACGATCTTGCGCTGGTCGCGGAGTGTTGCCCAAACGCTTCCATCGCCCTCATCTCCAATCGTGATGACGAGGCCACCGCACTGGCCGCAATGCAGCGGGGTGTACGCGGTTTCTTTTCCACGTCACTTCCCATCGAAGTCGCTGTTGCCGGTCTGCGCCTTGTTCTGGCCGGCGGGGTCTACAGACCACTGCCGGTCATCGAGTTGAGCAAGGCACCCGGGCTCGACCAGGCATATCCTCGCGCGCTTGGATCAGCGTACTTAAATGGTGAGAAAAGCACGACCGACAGGAATACGACCGATTTCACACCTCGCGAGCAGCAAGTGCTGACGGAGCTGGAGCTTGGTCTGCCCAACAAATTGATTGCCGCCAAGCTGAACCTTTCCGAAAACACCGTCAAAATGCACATTCAGCACATCATGCGAAAATGCGCTGCCCGCAACCGCACCGAAGCGGTTCTCCGCTGGAGCGGTCGATTGTCAGCACATGGCCGCGACACCGAGACGAACGCGTCTTCGATTCCCGAGGCATAG
- a CDS encoding bifunctional sugar phosphate isomerase/epimerase/4-hydroxyphenylpyruvate dioxygenase family protein, producing MNKRSIATVSLSGTLDEKLRAIASAGFDAVEIFENDLLSFGASPREVARLCKDLNLEICAFQPFRDFEGMPEPQRSRNFARAERKFDLMQELGTDLLLICSNVSPASLGGIDRAADDFRELGDRAAKRSLRVGYEALAWGRHVNDYRDAWEIVRRADHPAIGVILDSFHALAPSFPTRAMASIPGDKIFLVQLADAPKLELDILSWSRHFRSFPGQGDLPVGEFMEAIAATGYAGPLSLEIFNDQFRAGSAAQTATDGLRSLILLQDQLAAKWPKLADKQLAPNAKTRGTGFVEFAVNETKAAELAGLFSQLGFRKTGKHRSKAVERWTQGKVELVINCETDGFAHSHYVTHGPGVCAIALDVDDSGRAMARAEALKARTFYSPVGPGELEIPAIHGVGGSLLYFLDQAGKNWDTDFEPVASNAGTDQLLAVDHIAQSMPYDEMLSWLLFYTGILDLTRLPQMEIADPRGLVQSQAIINGDESLRFVLNGSSANRTLPARFISEFFGSGVQHIAFSCQDIFATVAAMRKRGAEFLEIPDNYYDDIEAKYDLAPEVMAQLRENQILYDREGDGEFFQVYTHIFDERFFFEIVERRNYQGFGAANAAIRLAAQAREVRPSSMPRI from the coding sequence ATGAATAAACGCTCGATCGCAACGGTCTCCCTCTCAGGCACGCTGGACGAAAAGCTCCGCGCCATCGCGTCGGCCGGCTTCGACGCCGTCGAGATTTTCGAGAACGACTTGTTGTCGTTCGGCGCGAGCCCGCGCGAGGTGGCGCGCCTCTGCAAGGACCTCAATCTCGAGATCTGCGCCTTCCAGCCGTTCCGCGACTTCGAGGGCATGCCGGAGCCGCAGCGCTCGCGCAACTTTGCCCGCGCCGAGCGCAAGTTCGATTTGATGCAGGAGCTCGGCACCGACCTCCTCCTGATCTGCAGCAACGTCTCGCCGGCTTCGCTCGGCGGCATTGACCGCGCCGCGGACGATTTCCGCGAGCTCGGCGATCGCGCAGCAAAACGTTCTCTCCGCGTCGGCTACGAGGCGCTGGCCTGGGGACGTCACGTCAACGACTACCGCGATGCCTGGGAGATCGTGCGCCGTGCCGACCATCCCGCGATCGGCGTCATTCTCGACAGCTTTCACGCACTGGCGCCGAGCTTCCCGACACGCGCGATGGCCTCGATCCCCGGCGACAAGATCTTTCTGGTGCAGCTTGCCGATGCGCCGAAGCTCGAGCTCGACATCCTCTCCTGGAGCCGGCATTTCCGCTCCTTCCCCGGCCAGGGCGACCTGCCGGTCGGCGAATTCATGGAGGCGATCGCGGCGACCGGCTATGCCGGGCCGCTGTCGCTGGAAATCTTCAACGACCAGTTCCGCGCCGGCTCCGCTGCGCAGACGGCGACCGACGGCCTGCGCTCGCTGATCCTGTTGCAGGACCAGCTCGCGGCAAAATGGCCGAAGCTCGCCGACAAGCAACTCGCGCCAAATGCGAAGACCCGCGGCACCGGCTTCGTCGAGTTCGCTGTCAACGAGACCAAGGCTGCCGAGCTCGCCGGCCTGTTCTCGCAGCTCGGCTTCCGCAAGACCGGCAAGCACCGCAGCAAGGCGGTGGAACGCTGGACGCAGGGCAAGGTGGAGCTCGTGATCAACTGCGAGACCGACGGCTTTGCGCATTCGCACTACGTCACGCATGGTCCCGGCGTCTGCGCCATTGCGCTCGACGTCGACGATTCCGGCCGCGCCATGGCGCGCGCGGAAGCCCTGAAAGCGCGCACCTTCTATTCTCCGGTCGGTCCGGGCGAGTTGGAAATCCCTGCGATCCACGGCGTCGGCGGCAGCCTGCTCTATTTCCTCGACCAGGCCGGCAAGAACTGGGACACCGATTTCGAACCGGTCGCAAGCAACGCCGGCACCGATCAGCTGCTCGCGGTCGACCACATCGCGCAGTCGATGCCCTATGACGAAATGCTGTCCTGGCTCTTGTTCTACACCGGCATCCTCGATCTGACCCGGCTGCCACAGATGGAGATCGCGGACCCCCGCGGCCTCGTGCAGAGCCAGGCGATCATCAATGGCGACGAGAGCCTGCGCTTCGTGCTCAACGGCTCCTCGGCCAACCGCACGCTGCCGGCGCGCTTCATCTCGGAGTTTTTTGGCTCAGGCGTGCAGCATATCGCCTTCTCCTGCCAGGATATCTTTGCGACGGTAGCCGCCATGCGCAAACGCGGCGCAGAGTTTCTGGAAATCCCCGACAATTATTACGACGACATCGAAGCCAAATACGATCTCGCGCCCGAGGTGATGGCGCAGCTTCGCGAGAACCAGATCCTCTACGATCGCGAGGGCGACGGCGAGTTCTTCCAGGTATACACTCACATTTTCGACGAGCGCTTCTTCTTCGAGATCGTCGAGCGGCGCAACTATCAGGGCTTTGGCGCAGCGAACGCCGCGATCAGGCTCGCCGCGCAAGCACGCGAGGTGCGCCCCTCGAGCATGCCGCGGATCTGA
- a CDS encoding ABC transporter ATP-binding protein — MSDTILSVHNLVGGYGKMTILNGTTFAVPQATITTIIGPNGAGKSTVFKAIFGLLKLREGKITFADRDVTNLSQRALLNAGICYVPQGRNIFPELSVRHNIELGGVAAAKDIDLQARIEAALDLFPALRRKSAQQASTLSGGEQKQLEIARSLLLEPKLVLIDEPSIGLSPLMVQQTFDILKSLRDRGVTILMIEQNARSALEISDFGIVLELGQTRMVDKAERILNDPRIGQLFLGGAMEESSA, encoded by the coding sequence ATGAGCGACACGATCCTCTCGGTTCACAATCTCGTCGGCGGCTACGGCAAGATGACCATCCTGAACGGCACGACATTCGCCGTGCCGCAGGCCACCATCACCACCATCATCGGCCCGAATGGCGCCGGCAAGTCGACCGTGTTCAAGGCGATCTTCGGCCTGTTGAAGCTGCGCGAAGGCAAGATCACATTCGCCGATCGCGATGTCACGAACTTGAGCCAGCGTGCGCTGCTCAATGCCGGCATCTGCTACGTTCCACAGGGCCGCAACATTTTTCCGGAGCTGTCGGTGCGCCACAATATCGAGCTCGGCGGCGTCGCGGCGGCGAAAGACATCGATCTACAGGCGCGCATCGAGGCTGCGCTCGACCTGTTCCCGGCGCTGCGGCGCAAGTCGGCGCAGCAGGCTTCCACGCTGTCGGGTGGCGAGCAGAAACAGCTCGAGATCGCGCGCTCGCTCCTGCTCGAACCAAAGCTCGTGCTGATCGACGAGCCCTCGATCGGCCTGTCGCCGCTGATGGTGCAGCAAACCTTCGATATCCTCAAATCCTTGCGCGACCGCGGCGTGACGATCTTGATGATCGAGCAGAACGCGCGCTCGGCGCTGGAGATCTCCGATTTCGGCATCGTGCTCGAGCTCGGCCAGACCCGCATGGTCGACAAGGCCGAGCGCATCCTGAATGACCCCCGCATCGGCCAACTCTTCCTCGGCGGCGCGATGGAGGAGAGCTCGGCATGA
- a CDS encoding ABC transporter ATP-binding protein, with protein MSAVLEVTNIKKNFGGISAVDGVSFDVREGEILGLIGPNGCGKSTLFNCILGQLTPSSGEVKLDGRSVTGLRPSELNKLGVSRTFQLLQVFPKLSVRENLILAGQEHQGNMASRLVGRSDAGLTDAANQMIGFFKLDHLAAEPAGGLSYGQQKLLDAAMAFMGGPRLVLLDEPAGGVNPTMLSDLKERLVAINREKNATFVVIEHNMEFVMSLCSRVMVMAEGKVLAMGRPDEVRKNPAVIEAYLGH; from the coding sequence ATGAGTGCGGTGCTCGAAGTCACCAATATCAAGAAGAACTTTGGCGGCATCTCTGCGGTCGACGGCGTCAGCTTTGACGTCCGCGAAGGCGAGATCCTCGGCCTGATCGGCCCGAACGGCTGCGGCAAGTCGACGCTGTTCAACTGCATCCTCGGCCAGCTCACGCCGAGCAGCGGCGAGGTCAAGCTCGACGGCAGGAGCGTCACGGGCCTGCGCCCCTCAGAGCTCAACAAGCTCGGGGTCAGCCGCACCTTCCAGCTCCTGCAGGTGTTTCCAAAACTCTCGGTGCGCGAGAACCTGATCCTTGCCGGGCAGGAGCACCAGGGCAACATGGCCTCACGCCTCGTCGGCCGCTCCGACGCCGGGCTGACGGACGCCGCCAACCAGATGATCGGCTTCTTCAAGCTCGACCATCTCGCCGCTGAACCTGCCGGCGGCCTCTCCTACGGCCAACAGAAGCTGCTCGATGCCGCGATGGCCTTCATGGGCGGACCGCGACTGGTGCTGCTCGACGAGCCCGCGGGCGGCGTCAACCCGACGATGCTGTCGGACCTGAAGGAGCGCCTGGTCGCGATCAACCGCGAGAAGAACGCGACCTTCGTGGTGATCGAGCACAACATGGAATTCGTGATGTCGCTGTGCTCGCGCGTGATGGTGATGGCGGAAGGCAAGGTGCTCGCGATGGGGCGACCGGACGAGGTGCGTAAGAACCCCGCCGTGATCGAAGCCTATCTCGGACATTGA
- a CDS encoding branched-chain amino acid ABC transporter permease, with protein sequence MTGFAKPLKIALGLAVIAALIVVPMNFNRYGLFILSQWAVMTIAAMGLNLTLGYAGQVSLAQGAFVGIGAYAAAIMTTHGWPLPAAIVVAIVLSFAVGWVLGYPALRVQHHYLAFVTLAFSTLAFLVFRNESWLTGGIYGISNIPRPHIFGIATNKPLPFYYVCLGSLAIVSLAVWWLIRSPWGRAFIALRENPQRAQSLGVDTRRYTLMAFAIGSALGGIAGALYAPLTQYIDPVPFNLSLSLDLLMMVIVGGAGFYLGPFLGAMIAVLLPEWLRFTEGYYLMLYAIAVMLLLIWSPTGILGILDRYMAARRTKAASALRAVAKSRLETAQ encoded by the coding sequence ATGACCGGATTTGCCAAACCCCTGAAGATCGCGCTTGGCCTCGCCGTCATCGCCGCCCTGATCGTCGTTCCCATGAACTTCAATCGCTACGGCCTGTTCATCCTCAGCCAGTGGGCCGTGATGACGATCGCCGCGATGGGCCTCAATCTCACGCTCGGCTATGCCGGCCAGGTCTCGCTGGCCCAGGGCGCCTTCGTCGGCATCGGCGCTTACGCCGCGGCGATCATGACGACCCATGGCTGGCCGCTGCCGGCCGCGATCGTCGTCGCGATTGTGCTGAGCTTCGCGGTCGGCTGGGTCCTCGGCTATCCGGCGCTGCGCGTGCAGCACCACTACCTCGCCTTCGTTACGCTCGCCTTCTCCACCCTCGCCTTCCTGGTGTTCCGCAACGAGAGCTGGCTCACCGGCGGCATCTACGGCATCTCCAATATTCCGCGGCCGCATATTTTCGGCATCGCGACCAACAAGCCGCTGCCGTTCTACTATGTCTGCCTTGGCTCGCTCGCCATCGTGTCGCTGGCGGTATGGTGGCTGATCCGCTCGCCCTGGGGCCGCGCCTTCATTGCGCTGCGCGAGAACCCGCAGCGCGCGCAGTCGCTTGGCGTCGACACCCGCCGCTACACGCTGATGGCGTTCGCGATCGGCTCGGCGCTCGGCGGCATCGCCGGCGCGCTCTATGCGCCGCTGACGCAATATATCGATCCGGTGCCGTTCAACCTGTCGCTCTCGCTCGACCTGTTGATGATGGTGATCGTCGGCGGCGCCGGCTTCTATCTCGGCCCCTTCCTCGGCGCGATGATCGCAGTGCTGCTGCCGGAATGGCTGCGCTTCACCGAGGGCTATTACCTGATGCTCTACGCGATCGCAGTCATGCTGCTGCTGATCTGGTCGCCGACCGGTATCCTGGGGATCCTCGATCGCTACATGGCCGCGCGGCGCACCAAGGCGGCGTCTGCGCTCAGGGCCGTCGCAAAATCCCGACTGGAGACGGCGCAATGA